The genomic segment GCTGAGGATGCGAGGCATTGGTGGGCAAGGCGGCGGATACGGTCTGAGACGGTGGAACAGGAGACGTTAAGGATACGAGAGAGGTCTCTGATACCGGAGCTGGTGACGAGGTGAGCGAGGATGGTTTTGTAGGAAAGGTGGAAATGGGTCCAGTAGTCGATGCTGAAGGTGCGGGTGGAGAAGGAGAGGTGGCAGGTTTTGCATTTGAACTTTTGGATGCGGGGGGAGGTTTGGGTAGAGTAGGAGCCAGTTCTAAAGAACCAGTGGCCTTTTGGAGAGAAGTGGTTGAGACAATGGGGATTGGGGCAGAAGGGGGGATGGAACATGGGAAAACTCCTTTTTCTGGTAGTTCGTACTATAAGTAACTACGAGAAAAGGAGATTTTATTCATTTTTCACCACGATTCCGGACAGTAATCTACATAAGCAGCCTGATATCAAGTACTCCGTTTACCATCATCTGCACTCCCATAGTACAGACAATCAGGCCTGTGATCCGAATCAGGGCTCCCATGAGATTGTAACGATTGAGAACATTTCCGATTTGCTCGCTGAACAGCATCACAATCATGTTGACTGCGATAACCGTCACGATGGCCGTCAGCACACTGCCGATTCCGTACATGGTCTGGAGGCTAACCGAAGCGGTGATGGTGGCGGGACCGGCAATCATCGGACTGGCAATGGGAACCACCGATGCATCGTGCAGTTTTTGTCCGTGGCTCAGTTCAAAAAAGAGCCCCTTGTTCAAAGCCGTGTAACCTCTGACCGCAAGTACGAACCCTCCGGCAAGTTTGAAGCTGTAGAGCTCGACATGGAAAAGCTTGTTGAGAATGAAGTTACCGGTCAGACCAAAAATGAGTAGGATCGCCATGGCAATGACTGAACTTCTAAACACCACCCTGTTGACCTCTCCGTGGGGGTACTCCTTTGACAGGGTGGCAATAACAAATACCTTGCTAATCGGATTGATCAGCGCCAGCAATATGAGGAAACTGTTGAAAAAATCGTTGCCGTTAAAGAGTTCCATAACGGCTTACCATACTGTATGCATGGCGCCTCCGTCTATGGTGAATGAGTGTCCTGTTACGTAAGATGCGGCGGGGGAGAGGAGAAAGGCCGCCGCCGCACCAAACTCTTCCGGTTCCCCATACCGGCCTGCCGGGATCTGTGTTTGCCGCTTTTGCCTCACCGCATCTACGGGAATATCTTCTATCTCTGCGGCATTTTCATCCAGTTTTTTAAGGCGATCGGTGTCGAAATAACCTGGTATTATGTTATTTACTCTAATTTTCCGAGGGGCAAGCTCTCTGGAAAGGCTTTTGACAAGGCTTGCCACACCGCTACGCATGACGTTCGACAGGATCAGATTTGCAATTGGTTCTTTGATTGAAGAGCTGGTGACCGTTAGAATCCCTCCACCTCCGGAGGCGAAATGCTCCGCAGCCTCCCGAATAAGACGAATGGATGAGAGAAGCGTCAGTTCAAAGGCGTCCTGCCAATCTTCGTCCGAAAAATCTGAAAACCCTCCGGGAGGCGGCCCCCCGGCGTTGACTAAGAGCCCGCTTACAGGCCCTGCCGCCTTTGTCCCCTCTCCAATCCAGCGGCGTATTGAAGTGTATTCCCGCATTTCCAGCGGCAACCCGATACAGGTTACCCCGCTCTCTTTCGTGATTTTCTTGGCCGCGGCCTGGATCGCATCCTCGTCCCTACTGCCGATGACCACTTTGGCCCCCTCTTTAGCGGCTGCCATGGCCGTTGCAAAGCCGAGTCCCCGACTTGCAGCTGCGATAAATAGCGTTTTTCCCCTAAGCTTCAGATCCATACTCAAGCTCCTTCCTCTCTGCAGTATGAAAGCAATTCAAGGTTCTCCAAAGTCATTTCGCCTCATCCGCAAGGCTTTTCCGCTGAGACGATCTCTTCGGATGCCGATGCATTTTGCTGGGGTACCTGCAGCTCCAGCATTGATGTATTCCATCCCTATAGTCTGTTGCTTTACGGCCGCTTATCCTTAATCGCCCTAGGCAACTGACCATACCTCTATGGTAGTTTTTTCATAGATGCTTGGCAAGGAAAAAACCATCGACCATAATGGTGAGGTACAAAGGAGAAACACTATGGATCATGCTGCAACATACCTTACAAAGGTCGATATCAACTCGCTTCAGTTTAATCCCTGTATAGAGATCGGTAGGAACTGGATGCTGATCACA from the Sediminispirochaeta bajacaliforniensis DSM 16054 genome contains:
- a CDS encoding MarC family protein, translating into MELFNGNDFFNSFLILLALINPISKVFVIATLSKEYPHGEVNRVVFRSSVIAMAILLIFGLTGNFILNKLFHVELYSFKLAGGFVLAVRGYTALNKGLFFELSHGQKLHDASVVPIASPMIAGPATITASVSLQTMYGIGSVLTAIVTVIAVNMIVMLFSEQIGNVLNRYNLMGALIRITGLIVCTMGVQMMVNGVLDIRLLM
- a CDS encoding SDR family oxidoreductase; this encodes MDLKLRGKTLFIAAASRGLGFATAMAAAKEGAKVVIGSRDEDAIQAAAKKITKESGVTCIGLPLEMREYTSIRRWIGEGTKAAGPVSGLLVNAGGPPPGGFSDFSDEDWQDAFELTLLSSIRLIREAAEHFASGGGGILTVTSSSIKEPIANLILSNVMRSGVASLVKSLSRELAPRKIRVNNIIPGYFDTDRLKKLDENAAEIEDIPVDAVRQKRQTQIPAGRYGEPEEFGAAAAFLLSPAASYVTGHSFTIDGGAMHTVW